The following coding sequences lie in one Pseudomonadota bacterium genomic window:
- a CDS encoding flagellar biosynthesis protein FlgA — protein sequence MVNAAELFRDARDEPVRIALVGAGQFGATLAGQAPRLPGVGIAAVCDVDGEKAARLAPEGAAVLTDALEVAGVDADVVVEATGHPETAAALAEACIAAGKHVVMATKEAEVAVGPMLARLAAEAGVVYTLADGDQPSLLVGLVARARLLGLEVVVAGKSGEHDLVWTPDEGRLTHLTGDRPDYPAADFGALWQGDRETVRRRTAAVPGAPLRTPSDLTEMAVVANHTGLGFEAPDLLAPIARWPELPDLFRPHEAGGLLRRTGVVDMVTCLRRPDEASLAGGVFVVVRCDHAETWAVLAGKGIPVSGCGGYAALVNPVHLLGLEAMASILQAVRLGLPTGAAAPEPRVDLAARATRHLGPGHDLAMGGHHHEIDGVEPLLVEAGPIGDDQPLPFTMAANTRLAAAVAPGTLLTADMVEQPADSALWRLRRRQDALFRTAAGSTS from the coding sequence CCAGGCGCCGCGCCTGCCCGGCGTCGGCATCGCCGCCGTCTGCGACGTGGACGGGGAGAAGGCGGCCCGCCTGGCGCCCGAGGGGGCGGCCGTGCTGACGGACGCCCTGGAGGTGGCGGGCGTCGACGCCGACGTGGTGGTGGAGGCGACGGGCCATCCGGAGACCGCCGCCGCCCTGGCCGAGGCCTGCATCGCCGCCGGCAAGCACGTCGTCATGGCTACCAAGGAGGCCGAGGTCGCCGTCGGCCCCATGCTGGCCCGCCTGGCGGCCGAGGCCGGCGTCGTCTACACCCTGGCCGACGGCGACCAGCCGAGCCTGCTGGTGGGCCTGGTGGCGCGGGCGCGGCTGTTGGGGCTGGAGGTGGTGGTGGCCGGCAAGTCCGGCGAGCACGACCTGGTCTGGACCCCCGACGAGGGCCGGCTAACGCACCTGACCGGCGACCGTCCCGACTACCCGGCGGCGGACTTCGGCGCCCTCTGGCAGGGGGACCGCGAGACCGTGCGCCGGCGCACGGCCGCCGTCCCCGGCGCCCCGCTCAGGACGCCGTCGGATCTGACCGAGATGGCGGTGGTGGCCAACCACACCGGTCTCGGCTTCGAGGCGCCGGACCTGCTGGCCCCCATCGCCCGCTGGCCGGAACTGCCGGACCTGTTCCGGCCACACGAAGCCGGCGGCCTGCTGCGGCGAACGGGGGTCGTCGACATGGTCACCTGCCTGCGCCGTCCGGACGAGGCCAGCCTGGCCGGCGGCGTCTTCGTCGTCGTCCGCTGCGACCATGCCGAGACTTGGGCGGTGCTGGCCGGCAAGGGCATCCCGGTGAGCGGCTGCGGCGGCTACGCGGCGCTGGTCAACCCGGTGCACCTGCTGGGCCTGGAGGCCATGGCGTCGATCCTCCAAGCGGTGCGGCTGGGCCTGCCCACGGGAGCCGCGGCCCCCGAGCCCCGGGTCGACCTGGCGGCCCGGGCGACCCGGCACCTGGGTCCCGGGCACGACCTCGCCATGGGTGGCCACCACCACGAGATCGACGGCGTCGAGCCCCTGCTGGTGGAGGCCGGGCCCATTGGCGACGACCAGCCCCTGCCCTTCACCATGGCCGCCAACACCCGGCTCGCGGCCGCGGTTGCGCCGGGCACCCTGCTGACCGCCGACATGGTCGAACAGCCCGCCGACAGCGCGCTCTGGCGGCTGCGCCGGCGGCAGGACGCCCTGTTCCGAACGGCCGCCGGGTCTACTTCCTGA